The Manis javanica isolate MJ-LG chromosome 4, MJ_LKY, whole genome shotgun sequence genome contains a region encoding:
- the RPL5 gene encoding large ribosomal subunit protein uL18, with protein MGFVKVVKNKAYFKRYQVKFRRRREGKTDYYARKRLVIQDKNKYNTPKYRMIVRVTNRDIICQIAYARIEGDMIVCAAYAHELPKYGVKVGLTNYAAAYCTGLLLARRLLNRFGMDKIYEGQVEVTGDEYNVESIDGQPGAFTCYLDAGLARTTTGNKVFGALKGAVDGGLSIPHSTKRFPGYDSESKEFNAEVHRKHIMGQNVADYMRYLMEEDEDAYKKQFSQYIKNSVTPDMMEEMYKKAHTAIRENPVYEKKPKKEVKKKRWNRPKMSLAQKKDRVAQKKASFLRAQERAAES; from the exons ATG GGGTTTGTGAAAGTTGTTAAGAATAAGGCCTACTTCAAGAGATACCAAGTAAAATTTAGAAGACGGCGAG agggAAAAACTGATTACTATGCTCGGAAACGCTTGGTGATTCAGGATAAAAATAAGTACAATACACCCAAATACAGGATGATAGTTCGTGTGACCAACAGAGATATCATTTGTCAG ATTGCTTATGCCCGTATCGAAGGAGATATGATAGTGTGTGCAGCTTATGCTCATGAACTCCCTAAGTATGGTGTGAAGGTTGGCCTGACAAATTATGCTGCAGCATATTGTACTGGCCTGCTGCTGGCCCGCAGG CTTCTTAATAGGTTTGGCATGGACAAGATTTATGAAGGCCAAGTGGAGGTGACGGGAGATGAATACAATGTGGAAAGCATTGATGGTCAGCCTGGTGCCTTTACCTGCTATTTGGATGCAGGGCTTGCCAGAACTACTACTGGAAATAAAGTTTTTGGGGCCCTCAAGGGAGCTGTGGATGGAGGATTATCTATCCCTCACAG TACCAAACGATTCCCTGGTTATGATTCAGAAAGCAAGGAATTCAATGCAGAAGTACATCGGAAACACATCATGGGGCAGAACGTTGCAGATTACATGCGCTACCTAATGGAAGAAGATGAAGATGCTTACAAGAAACAGTTCTCCCAGTACATAAAGAACAGCGTGACTCCAGACATG ATGGAGGAGATGTATAAGAAAGCTCACACTGCTATACGAGAGAATCCAGTTTATGAGAAGAAGCCTAAGAAGGAAGTTAAAAAGAAGAG GTGGAACCGTCCCAAAATGTCTCTTGCCCAGAAGAAAGATCGGGTAGCTCAGAAGAAGGCAAGCTTCCTTAGAGCTCAGGAGCGGGCTGCTGAGAGCTAA